A window of Chlorobium phaeobacteroides DSM 266 genomic DNA:
CGTTTTTTCGGGCAACGAAAATGGCGCGTAACTGATCCGCACTCCAAAGATGCGGGTTGTACTTGCTGATAGCGGCAAATCCGCCTGCAGGCTGGTTGTCTATTGAACTATGGTCAGACATGGTTGCGGTTCCACCAATCGCGTAAAGGGAATGAAAGAAACTGGATACGTTTATTGCTATCTGGCGGGCTGGTATAGCCTTCGTCGGTCAGACGCACCAGAAGATCCTGGATCCGCCGGGTGCGAAGGTCGGGCTCTGGTTCCCGCCGTGCCAGCCGGCTGCTTAACTGAGGCAGGGTCAGCCCATCTGCATGACGGGAAAGATGAGAAAGCAGGCTGAGACAGAGATCAAGGTCGGCGGGTTCCAGAGCGCTTTTGAGGCGCTTTTCCCAGTGATGGAAGCGCGAACGTTCTGCAAGCAGGTTCTCGTAGGCGTCATCGACGTCCTCGATTTCAATGCGCGCTTCGCCTGTCGCATCGGCGGGACACTCCTGTCGCCGCTCCCTTGCCGCCCGCATGCTTTCATCGAGCAACAGGCTTAAAAAATAGGGCGACAGCCAGCCGACGCGGCCCAGGGCGTAGTCGATCACCGGATCCGCAATTTCCCAGGGGGTTTTGTCTGCAATCGGAGCGAAATATTGCCAAAGACCTCGGGCTTCCGACAGCTTGTATGGCCCCAGTGGGTATGGATAGCAGTCATTCATGGTTTCACCAAGGCCGTGGCGTTCCAGCAGGGATTGCAGGCCGATTGAGCCGGTAAAGACGAAACGGCAGCTTCCCTGCGACTGGCGCCAGATACGTAACCATGAGAGGAGTTGCTCTGCTTCCTGTCGATCGCGCTGAATGAGCTTTTCCAGCATCCAGGGGAACTCGTCGAGCAGTATCAGCAAGGGCTGATTGCACAATCTCGAATGCAGCGAGCCGGCATCCTTTTCCCACTCCGGAACTGTTTCGCCGCCGAATTCTATGCCGAATCCCCCGCCACCGACGGCATCGGGCAGGGTGGCGTCAATTTTGCGGATACGATTGAACCAGCTTCCTGCCTGTTGCGCCCTGTCGGAGAGAAAGCTCCTGATGGATTTTTCAGGAAATGCCTGATCCAGAAGCGAAATAAATCCCGGCGCAGAATCAATATTCGAAACATCCAGCCATCTTGCAAGAAGGCCATGATCCGCCGCTTCGCTTTCCAGTCGTCGCAGAATGGAGGTTTTTCCCAGACGGCGGACACCGGGAAAACGTATGTGGTCGGATTCCAGATAACGCCAAAGGTCACTCAGTTCCTGAGTACGACCAAAAAAGTCATCTCCGGTTGCAGGATTACCAAGTTTCATTATTGATTCTGTGGTTTAAATTTATTCACGATTGAATATATTCATTTTTGAATAAATAAATCAACTCTGGATACCGGTCAAGAGTTTTTTTCTTCTGAATGCCTTTGGCGGAGTTGTTTTGACGGCTCTAAGGATTGCGCGAACCATGATGCACGGCAAGGTCATCAGGCGACTTGCGGAGAGGTTTGCGCCGGATGAGAGACGATAGATGACATGGCCCCCATGTATAACTTCGAGACTTCTTTGTCAGAATACTTTTGGTTATTCTTCAGGTTTTATTGGGCTTGGCTATTCATGGAGGCCAATAGCCTGATTCATACATGTCGCTATGCAGGCAGATTGAGCTATGAAGACTGAAAAAGACTGTTGAGCATGAACTCAAGGCAAAACCTCGTCATCATCAAAGGCAAGGATCGTACGGATCAGATTTTGCGAATCGGGGAAGCAACGGAACAACGTATGATCGTGACTTTCAGTAATGGAAAGCCGTATTTCTATGCCAGAGAAAACGTTGCATGGCTTTCGAATCCCGGTCGGATAACAATCGATCATTGTCAGGTACTGGTTGAAGGTGATTTGCTGTTCGATATCGAGGAGGTACTGCGTTTCGAAACCTGGGTGAAAATTTTTCGCAGGAATGGAGAAAGCCGGTGCTGCCTGTTTTCGGATTTTTCCGTGCAGCGAATGTCCTCATCAGATGGGCGCAGTACCGATGTGCTTGCCTATTTCCGGGAACTCGCCGAAACCACCGGACTCATGACGAATGATAACAAGTCGATGATGGCGATGAAATATCGGAACCTGGGTGTCGTTTCGGGTCGAAGTATCCTTTCGAGTTTTCTGCAGGCTCGTCCTCCCGGTTCGGGTACGGTACCGTCAGATCTTATCTTTCCGTTTGGTTGCAATATGAGCCAGAAAATGGCGGTACAAAGGGCGATCGAGCATCCCGTCTCCCTGATTCAGGGACCTCCGGGAACCGGCAAAACCCAAACCATCCTGAACCTGATAGGCAACATGCTGCTCCGGAGGAAACGGGTCGCTGTGGTCTCCAGCAACAACTCGGCTACAGCCAATGTGCTGGAAAAGCTTCAGAAATATGAACTGGATTTCGTGGCAGCATCTCTCGGAAGCGCCGAGAACAAACAGGTGTTTATCGAGGGGCAGTCATCCGATGTCGTTCAGATGCCGACGTTCCAGGCTGATCAGGAAGCTTCTGTTCTTCAGGAGATTTCCCTTCTGAATACTTCGCTTGATAACGCATTTGCAGAGAAGAACGGGTTGGCTGTCATAATTCAGCAGATCGATGCTCTTAAGCTTGAAATGGCTCACTTTGAAAAGTACTGTGATGAAACAAATGGCGGCGACTTGCGTGTGATCGATCGGGCGATGAATGCTGAATTATCCGCACGGAAGCTGTTGCATGCCTGGCTGGCTTCTGAAAAGGAATTAAAGCGTTATGCAAAAGCGGGTGTTGCTTCGCCTTCTAACCGACGTGTCGGTTTTCTGAAGAAGATCGGGTTTCTGCTCCGGTTTGGAACGGCAGGGAGCGCCTTTTTCGAGGTGAGCGTAAGGGAACGGATTCCCCTGTTGCAGAAGGCCTATTACCTGCGCAAGCTTGCCGATATGGAACAAAGGCGGAAAACGCTTGAGGGATCCCTTGCGGGATTCCATTTTGATGAACGGCTGGAAAGGCTGACTGAACTTTCGATGCAACTGCTGAAGCACCGTCTTGCACAGCACTACAACAACAGGGAGCGGAGAATATTCGCTCTTGAAGATCTCCGGAATCAGCCGGAAAAATTTCTTGAGGAATATCCGGTCATACTCAGCACAACGTTTTCCATCATTACATCGCTCAAGTCCGGCTATCTGTTCGATTGCGTCATCGTTGACGAGGCGAGTCAGGTCGATCTGCTGAGCGGCGTTCTTGCGATGGGTTGCGCAGAGAAGCTCGTCATCGTGGGTGATTCTATGCAACTGCCCAATGTTTTGACGGCGCAGGATGAAAAGCAGGCAAAAGAGGTTGCGTTACAATACGATCTTCCGGATTATGCCAGGTTCGAGCGACATAACCTGCTTTCTGCCGTGCGAACTGCGTTCCCTGATATTCCGGAGACGCTGTTGCTGGAGCATTATCGGTGTCATCCGAAGATCATTCAGTTCTGCAACCAGAAGTTCTATGGTGGCGAACTGCTTGTAATGACTCGCGATCAGGGCGAGGCGGACGTGCTCAAGGCCTATATGACCGTCGAGGGCCGCCATGCGCGCGGTACGATCAATCAGCGCCAGGTTGATGAAATTACACAGAATGTTTTGCCGGAACTGGCCTCCATCCATCCCGCTGACATAGGCATTGTTTCGCCATTCAGAGCGCAGGCGGACCGGATGCTGTTATCTGTTGGGTCGAATGAGATCGGGATCGATACGGTACACAAGTATCAGGGCAGAGAAAAGCGGGCAATAATTATCACAACCGTATCGAACAAATCCAACGAATTCGTCGATAATCCGAATCTGCTGAACGTTGCTGTATCCCGTGCGAAGGAGAAGCTCCGGCTGGTCGTTTCCATGGAGATGGCGGATGGGAACAGCAATGTCGCGGATCTTGTCCGCTACATCCGGTACAACAATTGCGAGGTTATACCCGGCAGGGTTCGTTCTGTCTTTGATCTTCTCTATCAAGACTACACGGCAGCACGTCTGGCGGTATTGAAAAAGTGGAAACGGGTTTCGATATACGATTCCGAGAATCTTGTCTACAGCGAGATAGATGCGGTACTTCAGGAGAAAGCTTATCGGGGGTTGGGTATCGTTTTTCAATTTCCGCTGTCGATGCTTGTTCGGAATAGAGAAAATCTGACCACCGAAGAATCCTCCTATGCGGCCCATCCATGGACTAAAACCGATTTTCTGGTTTATCGTCGAGTCGATAAAAGTCCGGTGCTTGTTATTGAAGTCGATGGATATGCATTTCATCGTGAAGGAACCCGTCAGGCGGAACGTGATGCGCTGAAGGATGCCGTGTTGGAGAAATGCGGTCTGCCCATACTGCGCCTTTCGACAATCGGGAGCGACGAGCGGAACAGGATCAGGAAAAAGCTGGAGGATGTGGTTGCGTCATGATCGT
This region includes:
- a CDS encoding ATP-binding protein; the encoded protein is MKLGNPATGDDFFGRTQELSDLWRYLESDHIRFPGVRRLGKTSILRRLESEAADHGLLARWLDVSNIDSAPGFISLLDQAFPEKSIRSFLSDRAQQAGSWFNRIRKIDATLPDAVGGGGFGIEFGGETVPEWEKDAGSLHSRLCNQPLLILLDEFPWMLEKLIQRDRQEAEQLLSWLRIWRQSQGSCRFVFTGSIGLQSLLERHGLGETMNDCYPYPLGPYKLSEARGLWQYFAPIADKTPWEIADPVIDYALGRVGWLSPYFLSLLLDESMRAARERRQECPADATGEARIEIEDVDDAYENLLAERSRFHHWEKRLKSALEPADLDLCLSLLSHLSRHADGLTLPQLSSRLARREPEPDLRTRRIQDLLVRLTDEGYTSPPDSNKRIQFLSFPLRDWWNRNHV
- a CDS encoding AAA domain-containing protein — protein: MNSRQNLVIIKGKDRTDQILRIGEATEQRMIVTFSNGKPYFYARENVAWLSNPGRITIDHCQVLVEGDLLFDIEEVLRFETWVKIFRRNGESRCCLFSDFSVQRMSSSDGRSTDVLAYFRELAETTGLMTNDNKSMMAMKYRNLGVVSGRSILSSFLQARPPGSGTVPSDLIFPFGCNMSQKMAVQRAIEHPVSLIQGPPGTGKTQTILNLIGNMLLRRKRVAVVSSNNSATANVLEKLQKYELDFVAASLGSAENKQVFIEGQSSDVVQMPTFQADQEASVLQEISLLNTSLDNAFAEKNGLAVIIQQIDALKLEMAHFEKYCDETNGGDLRVIDRAMNAELSARKLLHAWLASEKELKRYAKAGVASPSNRRVGFLKKIGFLLRFGTAGSAFFEVSVRERIPLLQKAYYLRKLADMEQRRKTLEGSLAGFHFDERLERLTELSMQLLKHRLAQHYNNRERRIFALEDLRNQPEKFLEEYPVILSTTFSIITSLKSGYLFDCVIVDEASQVDLLSGVLAMGCAEKLVIVGDSMQLPNVLTAQDEKQAKEVALQYDLPDYARFERHNLLSAVRTAFPDIPETLLLEHYRCHPKIIQFCNQKFYGGELLVMTRDQGEADVLKAYMTVEGRHARGTINQRQVDEITQNVLPELASIHPADIGIVSPFRAQADRMLLSVGSNEIGIDTVHKYQGREKRAIIITTVSNKSNEFVDNPNLLNVAVSRAKEKLRLVVSMEMADGNSNVADLVRYIRYNNCEVIPGRVRSVFDLLYQDYTAARLAVLKKWKRVSIYDSENLVYSEIDAVLQEKAYRGLGIVFQFPLSMLVRNRENLTTEESSYAAHPWTKTDFLVYRRVDKSPVLVIEVDGYAFHREGTRQAERDALKDAVLEKCGLPILRLSTIGSDERNRIRKKLEDVVAS